In the genome of Hymenobacter taeanensis, one region contains:
- a CDS encoding glycosyltransferase codes for MSSSAPHVLFISYDGMTDPLGQSQVLPYLVGLSQAGYSITLLSTEKKERFAQHERIIREITDQAGIRWEYIFFTRKPPVLAKMYDRYQLQQKAMSLHKDLQFDMTHCRSYVSAEVGLLMKRRFGVKFLFDMRGFWVDERVEGGMWNLQSPIYRRAYKTYKRKEAEFIAAADGIISLTENGKGEMQTWPAYPGTPITVIPCSADFSVFPLLTAHDRQVARQKLGYGNEDLVISYLGSIGAWYLLDEMLAQFAVIKQHYSGAKMLFITQEPKEMVLAAARQVSGLAETDFIVRPATRKEVPELVAASNLNLFFIKQSYSKKASSPTKLGEILAMGLPVICNDGVGDVADIVRQTDGGTVVSNLDMAGYEAAARSIPELLQKDGAELRHKAQEYYDLETAIGRYRGEYRRLLGQ; via the coding sequence ATGAGTTCTTCCGCACCTCACGTTCTATTTATTTCTTACGATGGCATGACTGACCCACTAGGCCAGTCGCAGGTACTGCCGTACCTGGTGGGATTGTCCCAGGCCGGATATAGCATCACGCTACTTTCTACCGAGAAGAAGGAACGCTTTGCTCAGCATGAAAGAATCATTCGTGAGATAACGGATCAGGCAGGTATTCGCTGGGAGTATATCTTTTTCACGCGGAAGCCACCTGTTTTGGCCAAGATGTATGACCGGTATCAGCTTCAGCAGAAGGCGATGAGTCTACATAAAGATCTGCAGTTTGATATGACGCATTGCCGCAGCTACGTTAGCGCCGAGGTGGGGCTGCTAATGAAGCGGAGGTTTGGGGTCAAATTCCTGTTTGATATGCGCGGGTTCTGGGTAGATGAGCGGGTAGAGGGTGGAATGTGGAATCTACAGAGCCCCATATACCGCCGGGCCTACAAAACCTACAAGCGCAAGGAGGCAGAGTTTATTGCTGCCGCCGACGGTATTATCAGCCTGACGGAGAATGGCAAAGGCGAGATGCAAACCTGGCCTGCTTACCCCGGTACACCAATTACTGTGATTCCGTGCAGCGCAGACTTTTCGGTGTTTCCGCTACTGACGGCGCATGATCGGCAGGTGGCGCGCCAAAAGTTAGGTTATGGCAACGAGGATTTAGTAATAAGTTACCTAGGCTCCATCGGAGCATGGTACCTATTAGATGAGATGCTGGCGCAGTTTGCGGTAATTAAGCAGCATTACTCTGGGGCAAAAATGCTGTTTATCACCCAAGAACCCAAAGAGATGGTGCTGGCAGCGGCGCGCCAAGTATCTGGCCTAGCAGAGACCGACTTTATTGTGCGCCCTGCCACACGTAAAGAAGTGCCTGAGTTAGTAGCTGCTTCCAACTTGAACCTGTTTTTTATTAAGCAGAGTTATTCCAAAAAAGCAAGCTCACCAACCAAACTCGGGGAAATTCTAGCCATGGGATTGCCTGTTATCTGCAACGATGGCGTAGGAGACGTGGCAGACATTGTACGGCAGACGGACGGTGGTACGGTTGTATCTAATCTGGATATGGCTGGCTACGAAGCTGCGGCACGAAGTATTCCGGAACTGCTACAAAAGGATGGAGCCGAGCTGCGGCACAAGGCGCAGGAGTATTATGACTTGGAGACGGCCATTGGGCGGTATCGGGGTGAGTATCGGCGTTTGCTAGGTCAGTAA
- the rffA gene encoding dTDP-4-amino-4,6-dideoxygalactose transaminase, translated as MLTELPFHIPFNKPYLTGNELRYIAEAAAQGKLSGNGAFTHRCQEFFQEEYGFGKALLTNSGTAALEMAALLLDLQPGDEVILPSFTFTSTANAFLLRGATLRFADSSALHPNLDPAEIARLITPRTRAVVVVHYAGVACNLAAILPLIEKHHLILIEDAAQAIESFHDRRRLGSVGHFAAFSFHETKNISAGEGGLLAINDAKFARRAEIIWEKGTNRAAFFRGETAKYQWVDIGSSFLPSEMTAAFLWAQLEHRQCILQRRRQQWITYEQGLAPLAALGLLLPHIPVYAQEHNGHIFYLICRSFEERQQLIQYLADQNILAVFHYQPLHNSPYFHSQYSGPNLRNSENYAQRLLRLPLYYELSEQQQSRVINHVLGFYTTQHLH; from the coding sequence ATGCTTACTGAACTTCCCTTTCACATTCCTTTCAACAAGCCTTACCTTACAGGTAATGAGCTACGTTATATTGCGGAAGCGGCGGCCCAAGGCAAGCTATCGGGCAACGGGGCTTTTACGCATCGCTGCCAAGAGTTCTTTCAAGAGGAGTATGGGTTCGGCAAGGCTTTACTAACCAATAGCGGCACAGCTGCTCTAGAAATGGCAGCCTTACTGCTGGATCTGCAGCCCGGCGATGAGGTCATTTTGCCCTCTTTCACATTCACATCCACTGCAAATGCGTTTCTATTGCGCGGCGCTACCCTACGATTCGCCGATAGTAGTGCCCTCCATCCCAACCTCGACCCGGCCGAAATTGCCCGCCTGATTACACCCAGAACGCGCGCCGTAGTGGTGGTACATTACGCCGGTGTAGCCTGCAACTTAGCTGCCATCCTACCCCTAATTGAGAAGCATCACCTCATTTTGATTGAGGATGCTGCCCAAGCCATAGAATCGTTTCATGACCGCCGTCGGTTAGGTTCTGTGGGCCACTTCGCTGCTTTTTCTTTTCACGAGACGAAGAACATCAGCGCTGGTGAAGGTGGCCTACTAGCCATTAACGACGCCAAATTTGCGCGACGAGCCGAAATTATCTGGGAGAAGGGCACTAACCGCGCCGCATTCTTTCGGGGTGAAACAGCCAAGTATCAATGGGTTGATATTGGATCTTCCTTTCTGCCTTCTGAGATGACTGCGGCCTTTCTGTGGGCACAGCTAGAGCATCGGCAATGTATTCTGCAGAGACGGCGGCAGCAGTGGATAACTTATGAGCAAGGGTTAGCTCCACTGGCTGCTCTGGGCCTACTACTTCCCCACATTCCAGTATATGCGCAGGAACATAATGGGCATATTTTCTACCTTATTTGCCGCTCCTTCGAAGAACGTCAACAGCTGATTCAGTACTTAGCTGATCAGAATATTCTGGCTGTATTTCATTACCAACCACTTCACAATAGCCCGTATTTCCATTCTCAGTATTCTGGCCCCAACCTAAGGAATTCAGAAAACTATGCCCAACGGCTACTCCGACTACCATTGTACTATGAATTGAGCGAGCAGCAGCAGTCACGTGTTATCAACCACGTGCTTGGTTTCTATACCACCCAGCATCTCCACTAA